In Mycteria americana isolate JAX WOST 10 ecotype Jacksonville Zoo and Gardens chromosome 4, USCA_MyAme_1.0, whole genome shotgun sequence, the genomic stretch TGAATATAGCAATAAATTACTCATTTTCTACGTATTCTTCACATTTTGTTAGGTAAAAAAAcctataaaattaaataattactcAAGAACAACAAAAGCTAAAACGTATGTAATTAGAAATTTGGTAATACtcttttatatatgttttttcagGACTCACTAAGCTCTTTATGGGAAACTGTGATATGCAAATATTACTACTTTGTTTGCTCTTCAGATCAAACCTGTATGAATGAATtagcttaatttaatttcagaaatttaatttggaaaattcTGAGGTTTTTTCACAGGTAACCCAGAATGCCCAATTTTCCTTTCACTCCTTTCATCATATGGCCGTAATTACTCCACTGACACTCACAATCATATACATTAGCAATACCTGGGCTCCCCAATCATGGCTCAGGATCTATGACAGCTGGCTGTCAATTAGATCAAAATAAGATTTGTTCACACCAAAAGAACCACCAAGAAGTGCACATAAAGAACAGCAGAAGCAACACAGTAATGCTAAGGAACTCCTGGGGAACCTTTATCAGTTGTAGGAGGTTTATAGAACATAACTTTTACGCTttacagggacagactttttgtCTTGGCAAACCAAAGACAAGCAAGGAAGAAACACTAGAAGCAGACATAGTGGAGAAACTTTTTACTGGCATTTCTCTGGCAGGTAAAGCTAACAGCAGAGTAACAAAATTTGACTGAAGTTGAAACTAGTCTGCCCCAAGACAGGAAGATGTTTGCTTGTCATATTTGAGTTAGCAGATCATGACTGCCTGTCTTCTAACGATGGTGTTCTGGTACTGAAGGTGGATGCAGCTGCCCTGGGATCTTAACTTCCTTGGCACTTCGATCAGGACTTGTTGGAGGTGTACACTAACAAGGGGCAACCAGCCAGCATTTCTCCAGTTCGGAACCTACGTGTTTTCAGTGGTTTCTTTCTGCTAGGTTTGGAAATGTTCTAATCCAAGTATAATTAGTATTCACAGTATATTATTTCTAATGTATTTGTCTATTTTCTAGTGTTTAAATCCCTTCAATCCttctaaattttcatttccttAGTGTGGGTTCCTGGAACTCCTCTTGGTTTCCAGCTCTTAGTGGGGATCAAAAATAGCCACCATTTTGCTGTGCTAGATCCAAGGCTTACAGAAATAAATCAGGGTATTCTAGCCAAGCCCAGGTAGCAATATAATCTCTTAAGAGGGCAGCCAGAACAGTGAAATGAAAGCTAGAATGCTTACAGCAGCCACGCCAATTTCTGAAAGAATTCCTTCCAGAATATTGCAGAACACCACATTTACGCAGTGGGAAACCATGTGCTTTCAAAGAAATGTCTAGAATAATCTAGCTAGTCTGTATGAATTTAGAGATAAGATCATGGTAGGCAGATGGGAAAAAGTACTTCATATCCTTTACtacttgtcttcattttctgaacccatctttaaaatacaaaggaaattaaGGGAAGATAGTAAGATGTTGTGGAAAATCTAAATTAAAGTCATGAGGGAAGGAAATCTGGAGGTAAGAGTGCAACTCCGTCTTCCTCTGACCTGCACCATAGCTGTGCCCAGACAATCCAAACATATtacgattctgtgataaaaaCTGTTGTTAACCACAATCAGGCTGTGACTTGTTGAGATAAAAGGACTTTCTTAATAGTGTTTACTTATACATATATTAAATAGAGGTTGCTTGGTTAAGAGGAATAGTAGTAATATTTTAATTGCAGGGCTTTAACTGGCAAGAACTTCATCCTGTTTCCTCACATAGGTAGTCATTACTGAACTGGCTCAGAGGGCAGAAGATTAAACACCTAATCACTACACAGGGTGTTGAAAATGCAGAGCTTTATGTAAATGCTAAGTATCATTAATGTTATTTTCCACTTGGTTGAGTCTCTTGCACTGTCTACCAGCCTTTGTGAAAACATTGGAGTTTTCCAACTTTTGTGACTGAGTTATGGAATTGTGAATTATTCTTAAGGCTGATGTTATTAGGCAGGGATGCTTCAGCACCACACAGTTACGTGGAATAACAACTTTCTCAAGTCTGAAGTACTCCTTGTATCACACTCCAACTGCAGGGAGACTGGCTGAGCGCAGCTTATGTCCCCTAGGCCCAGTTACACATTTGTAGAGCGGCTCTTCAGTATCATCTGCCAAGACAGTCGGTTTTGCTTGGGAACGCATTCACAAAGATGAGAGGAACAGAAGGGCTAAATTCTGCCCAGGTCTTTGTCTTCTCTGCAGGTAAGTGTTGTCCTACTGAGATGATCTACACACATCCACTCCCtccttgaaaataataaaagctttaaGTCTTTCTCCTCACATAACTGAGCAAATTCACTCCCGGGCATGGGTTGTACTTAACAAGATATACTAAAGCCATCTATGTGTTGCCACTGCTACACTTCACAGCACAAGGCGTAATTCTAGTGGATTAGCCTACTGTTAGTAATCATCCCGTTTTCTGACAGCAAAAAATGGAAGGGTATATTTACCCTAAGCAGTGAAGTGCACCAAGCAGTCCCTTGAGGTACCTCCAAAGGTTTCCCTCCAAGAACGGCTGCTGTTTCACCTCAGGGGCACGCCTGCGTTCACTCAAGCGGACAGCAAAACCCACCTCCGCACCAGAGCTCTGACCAGACGTGTCGCTTACTCAGCAAGCGCCGAAAGGGCGCTGCGCAACGTGGCTGCACCACGCTGGCCAACACCGGTGGCCTTCGACCCTTTCCCCAGCAGCGGAGGCACTCGCGCCCTGCAAACCCACCCCGCGCATCTaaggcgctgccccgccgccctcAGAGGCGGCCAGCCGGCGCGTCGAGCCCAGCCGCCCTCAGCCCTCTCACGCCACACCGCCTCCTCCCCGCGCTCTGCTTTTACTGTCGCAGGCGGCGGTGCCCGCTCGCTCCCGTGAGGGGAAgcggggcggcggctgcggcgaGCTACGAACGGGCGGGTGTGGCGGCTACGCCACACGGGAAAcccgcccccctcctccctctcaaGCTCCCGCCAACGCCACCTGGCcgcgcgggggagcggggcgggggggagccgcGCAGGCGCGTTGGCGGCAGCGGCACCTCTCGCGAGCGGAGGGCCGTTGGGCTGGCGGGGCGTGCCCGCCCCCAATTCGCCCGCGGGGCGCGAGCCTGCCGGGGGCGGTGCCGCCTCGCCCAGGCACCAATGGGAAAcgggcgagcggcgggcgggggcggggcggggcgcggcggccgcctcGCGTCTCTCTGGGCGCGAGCGGGGCGGAGCCGTCGGGAGGGCAGGCGCTGGCCTGGCAGTGATGGCGGACGATGGGGATGGGAGGCTAAGGACTGAGGGGAGCAGCGACGGCGGCctggggggcgggggcgcgggggagccgccggccggcgcggcggcgacGGTGGGCGGTGAGATGCTGCTGAACGTGGGgctgctggcgctggcgctgctgGCGGCCTACCGGCTGTACCTGCGCTGGGGGACGCGGagcgggccggggggcgcggcCCGGCAGAACCAGGCCGCCGCTCTGCCGCGGATGAAGCGGCGGGATTTCTCCCTGGAGCAGCTGCGCGAGTTCGACGGGGCCCGCAACCCCCGCATCCTCCTGGCTGTCAACGGCAAAGTCTTCGACGTGACCAAAGGCAGCAAGTTCTACGGGCCCGGTGAgacgccggggccggggccgggggggtccctcgGCGGAAGCCGCCCTCCCGCCGTGCCGGGCGGGGGCCCCTCGGCTGCCCGCCGCCTTTCGGGCGGCCCTGACGAGAGACGGGGGCGGTGCTGGGGAGGACGGCGGGGATCTGCTGCGGCGGGCGTGCCCTGCCGCCGGGGGCTCCTTGCTGACGGCGCCCGGGCCTCGCCCCCACCTGGGGGGCGGTGGGCTTCGGGGAGGCCTCGCAGCGTTTCGGCGCTGGTGGCCTCGCTCGGGCCCCTGGGTTTATCGCGGGCGGCCAGCCCCGTGCTCGCCGTCCGCACGCGCGATAGGGCCGCCGCTGCCTGTGGTGGTGTCAGATGGGAAACAGCCGTGCAAACCGCCACCTGGCCCCGGTCCCTACGCTCCGCAACCCCTGACTAGGCCGGCCTGCCCGCCTGGGGCCTAACGGTGGTTTTAAATAGGTGGTGCAAAACGGGTCTGGGTTCTGTGCAGGCTTCCGTCACGCATCCAGTTTTCCAGGTGCCTAGATTTGGATGTGCaatgtttaattcttttttcttctgtcttttctagtATGTTTCCCAAGTGCAGCTGAGCAATGCTTCCTTCATTCTAGCTCTTACGgttcaggaaagaaacaaaccagcCGGTTACTTATTTAGGTGCAAATGCTGTATTGAGTATGGATTTTAATCAGTATAGAGGCAAGCAGGGAGAGCTCGGGGACTGATATGTTGCTACCATTGAGAAGAGTGCAGAAATCAACCCAATCTCTTAAATAGAAAGACAGACAATACAGTTCTTTGGAGCGGAAATGTACACTTCAAAGGTTCAGAAAAGTATGCTTCAAAGGCAATGTTATGTTTCCGTATTCACATTGTAGATTGTGAAACTGCAGTGTATTTTCTCGTAATAAACAGTGTTCCTAATAATGAGGTGGATAGACTTCCTAGGGAGCACTGTGTTCACATCTGATGCCAAAGGAAATGAGGGTTATGACTgctgataattttcttccttaagcAGTGGTGGTTTGGAAAACTTGATCTAATCAAATTATGCAGGAGTTTTCGTAGTAGGTGTGGCAAGTGTCCTTGTATGTAAGAGGATACTTCCCCCCCCAGGAAATAGTTCAAGTAAagtaattattgttattattttttaataatcttaggttacaaaaagaaaaatacagaactggCATGTTACAAGTCTTTGGTTCTTACCAGGGAAGTGACAAGCAGTTGTACAGTTGAACTGGGCTAGTATTTTGTAACTCTGGTTACCCTCAAAGTTTGGGATACCAGCTCTGCTACCGGTCGCAGAAATTGAAACTGCCATAATTGAATCAACATGCTTGTCTGATGGGGTACCATAAAAGTTAACAATGGAATCTAAACTACCTTGCCATGCCTTATTTTGTTTATTGACCAGTAAAGCTGAGAAAATGCGGTCTGGTGCGCTGCAGCTTTCATGACACTTAATCGGGCTAGTTCTTTTGTCTCTCTCGCTTCAGGGGTTTTTAAACTGAGACCTATGTGCTGATATAAAATGCAGGTAATACATATGCTACGTGAAACTTAAAACACCAGTAAGTTGACGGATTGCTTCATAAATTACTCCATGAAATAATACTGAACAATAACCTAAACATTCACTTTAACTCTTTTGTGTATCAAACATAAATTCAATTTTAGACTCTCCACTGTAGATATCATCACTGGTTCACATCGTCAACCTCTGGAGGTCTATTATTGTGAGGAAGCTAAAGCTTTATGTTCTAGGACATCAGTCTGCTTTTTTGATAACTGGCAGCAGCTGGTTTCCCTAAAGCAGTGCTTCCAGCTTTTCGTGGAGAGGGACAAAGGCTTCCCGCCCTACCCCGTCTCGTAGTGAAAGATTGCCTTTTTATAACAGAACCGTCATCATCTTTGTCTATCAGATCTCTGTTACTTGGGACCGTGCACATGAGGATAGTGATGCTCAACCTGCATCGTCAGTTGTGTGTTTTCTGCCAAATGTGTTGATTTTTGAATCGTGCTGACGTGGTTTCCCTGTACGGATGCATGTCGGGGAATATTTTCTTGCAACTGTTTtgtggctgaaaagaaaaaaagctagtaGGTGGTTTGCAGGCCTTAAAAGATCTGAGAAGAGTTAGGTGGAAAAGTCTACAGCTGGTTGAGACCTTTTCAGAAAGACTTCAATCAGAGTAGCCAGATGTCTACAGCAGTTGTCTTGGTAATTTTATGCCTCATAGCTGGAGTACAGCAAGAGAAGTGCAAAGCATACCAACAAAGCCATGGCCAAATTTTGTTTAACAGAAGAAACAGTTGAGGGCACTGGCTTTGCTGACATTGCAGGCTTGGACTGTGAGCCTTTTGTACTTTGTTGCGGTACTGATGTGAAATAGTGCTTCAGCtttgaaggcagcagaaagcattGGCTGAGGGCTCACTGTCAAATCTTAAGTATGTCTCGACTGCTGGGTTAACGTTGGATACCACGGCTGTCTTGGAAGGTTTCTGATGCCTTCAAATTaaggtctgggtttttttcttcgcTGTAGTTTGGATGCAAAGATATTCCTTATTTTTCTACTTAGAGCAGAAAGCTAAAAATGCAAGGAATTGTCATCTAGTCCAGATTTTTGTCCAGCAGTTGAGATTCTATTAAAACTCCCACCAAGCTTCTGATTTTATTAGAAGCTCTCCTGTTCTTAAGTTTCTATCCACTGAATCCTGTTGTGCTTTGGTCTGTTTCATTGAAGAGCCCTT encodes the following:
- the PGRMC2 gene encoding membrane-associated progesterone receptor component 2 produces the protein MADDGDGRLRTEGSSDGGLGGGGAGEPPAGAAATVGGEMLLNVGLLALALLAAYRLYLRWGTRSGPGGAARQNQAAALPRMKRRDFSLEQLREFDGARNPRILLAVNGKVFDVTKGSKFYGPEGPYGIFAGRDASRGLATFCLDKDALRDEYDDLSDLNAVQMESVREWEMQFKEKYDYVGRLLKPGEEPSEYTDEEDTKDHTKQE